The Bdellovibrio bacteriovorus DNA segment TCCAGCGATTGAATCCTACCAAGGGGTTATTGATTCGAAAGACCCTTCTGCAGAAAAGTTGAAACCAAAAGCGCGTCGTCTTTTAGCGAAACAGTATCAAGACTCTGCCCAATTTGAAGAGGCGGCAAAGCTTTATAAACAATCGGCTCAAGAAAATCCGACGGATCCTTTGGCTCCGAACTTGATTTTCAATGCGGCTGTTCTTTATGAAGCTCTTGGTAAATCTGACGAAGCGATTCGTGCTTACACGGAATTTACGAAATTAAATAAAAAACACGCTGACAATATCGAAGCCGTCTTTAGCATGGCGCAAATCCATCGCAAAGCCGGTCAGAATGGAGCCGCTATCGCTCGTTACACTGAATACGTGGAAAACGGCGGTCGCGATCAAGAAAAAGTTGTCGAGGCGGCTTACTGGGTTAGCGAGCTTTCGGAAAGATCGCGTGCGAAAACCAAAGCCGACGAGTGGAAGCAGAAAACTCTGTCTATCCAGAAACGATTTGCACCAAACAGAAAAGGTGTGGGCGCTTCTTGGGCCGCGAAACTAAAATTTGGTGAAGCACAAGAGACTTTCAAGGAAATGAAAGCCATCACTTTCCCAGCGGATCCGAATAAACAAAAGGCCGCAGCGGATAAAAAGATCGCTTTATTGACGAAACTGACAGGTGAGCTTGCGGATATTATTAAATATGACAGTGCCGAAGAAATCGTCAGCTCGTTGAGTGTTCTTGGTGAAGCCAACCAAAACATGGCGCAAGCTATCGTGAATGCACCACTTCCTCCGGGATTGAACGCAGAAGAAACGAAACAGTATAAAGCGGGCGTTGAAAAGTTCGCAGAGCCATTCAATACCAAAGCCAAAGAGAGCTTTAAGCTGGCCGTGGAACGTGGATGGGAGCTTGAAGTTTACAACGACGGTTTTAAAACGGCTTATGAATACATGAATAAGCTTGATCCAAAGACATACTACAACGGTGGCGAAGTAGGATCTGACATCCGCTTGGTGAATTGGATGGGGCAATAAGATGAAAAAGCTTGGACTATTACTGACATTGCTAGCGTTAACAGCGTGTTCGTCTTCTTCAAAGAAAGAAACTAAAACAGACGCGGCGGAAACTCGTCCTTCTGTTATGGATGCGCCTTCGGTTCAAAAAGAAGAACCAAAGCCTGCACCGATTGCTGAAGAGCCGGTTCGTCCTCAAGTTCCGACAACGCCTTCGCAGTACGCCGCTTTGAACGAAGCTATTAAATCACAAAGTGACGACAAGATTTATCAGGCAGCGACACAGATCCTCACGCAATCTCCGAATGATGCAAAGGCCTTGAATGCGCTGGCGATGTACCACTATAAGCGCGGTCGTTATGATCTTTGCCGCTACTTACTTTCGAAAGCGATCAGCTCGAGCCCGAAAATGGCAGAGCTTCATTCGAACTTAGGTATCGTGCAACTAGCGCAAGGTGAAAGAAGAGACGCAATTAAATCTTTCCGTAAGGCTTTAGATATCAACAACGATGAAGCGGTGGCGGCAGCAAACCTTGGTGCAATTTACGTTCAAGAAAAAGACTATGGCAAAGCGCAAGTCGTTCTTGAGACTGCTTACAGACGTGGCGTGCGTGATCCGCGTGTTTTGAATAACTATGCGATCGCATTGTCGGCTCATCGTAAGTACGACAAAGCGGCAGATCTTTATGCTCAGATTTTGAAAGACAACGGCAATAACAAAGAAGCTCTTTATAATTATGCAACACTGCTAGTAGAAAATATGGGCAAGTATCAAGAGGGGCTGGACGTCATTAACAGACTAAAGTTTGTAGGTGGGCCTTCAGATACTCGGAATAAAATTATTGCTTTGGAAAATAAGGCGAAAGCTGGTTTAAAATAGGTGAAGGTGGAAACTATGTTGCGATTGGTTAAACAACTTACTGTAATGGTGGCAATGATCTTGGCTTTTGACGTGAGCTTTGCCCAATCAACCAGTCGTTCATCCACTACAACCACGACAACGACGACGGTTAAAAAAGAAAGAAAGGCCACGCTGAACTTCGAAGACGAATTGATCGAAGGTTCTACGCAAAAGCCGGATCTTTTCTATCTCTTCCAAAAGAAGAATTTTAACTACAAAAGATTGATTAAGCTTAGAGAAAACTTTTTACCCGAGATGAGACGTACAACAGAAGATATTCAGCGGGTTCGGGGTGGTAATTGAGAGCGCCTTTAATATTTAGAATTTTCAAAAACAATCAGCTCGTCGGTGTTAAGCAGTTTGATCAAGATCAGATCGTGATCGGTCATAACGCCGAAGTGCATTTGGATTTAGACGGTGACGGAGTTTCTCCGATTCACTGTTTGATTGAGTTGCGCGACAGTGGTTACTACGTCTGTGACTTAGGTTCTTTTTCTGGAACATTTAAAAATGGTCAGGCGGTTTTAGATGAAGCCGTCAGTTCTGGTGATGAGATCGAAGTCGGTCCTTTCAAAATTGCATTCTTCGTGGGAGTCCCAAAACCAAAAGTGACTCCGGGGCAAGCCGTGACGGCAGCGCCGGTGATCCCAGAGGCTCCGCCAGTGAAGGTTGAAAAACCTGCGGCTGCTCCAATGCCTCCGGCAGCGGTTGTAAAAACAGAAGAAATCAAAGTGGCTCCACCGGTGATTCCTGTGGAAGCGCCGAAAGTGGAAGAAAAGCCGGTTATTACGGCAGCTCCGGTGAAACCGGAAATTCGCCGCGAACGCACTTCGTATAAGAAACTTAAAAAATCAAAAACTTTTGCTCCGCCAAGTGAAGTACAGGATCTTCGCACGCACTTGAAGCCGGGTAAAGGAAACACCGTTGAAGTCTTAGTAACGTGGAAAGAGCGTATTCTTACGACTTATCACTTTAAAGGAAACAAAACTATCCGTGTCAATGCGGGTGGTGATCATTCTGTTTCTCTTCCAGATGGACTTGTTCCTCGCAATTTCCCTTTGTTGGATATGGCGGGTGGATTGAAAGTCAATACGACAGCAGATATGGGTGTGGAGCTTGTGTCTTCGGCGGGGATTCAACCGGTTGAAGATTTAGCTCGTAACGGAAAAGCTCAACGTGGTGGGCAAGGTTACAACGTTCGCGTCGATCAGAACGAAATGTTGTGCGTGACTTTGCCAGGTGGAAATATCTGCATCTACGTTCGCTTTGTTCCGCAATCTCCCATTGTCCCCATGTTGCCACCGTTGATGTTGACGGGTTCTGAAATGACAGGCGTTGTGATGTCCATCGTGATGGTATCATTGCTAGCACTGTATATTTCGGCAACGATTCCTAAAGATTGGCAAGAAAACAAGCAAGAGGAAGTGCAACGTATTGCTCAAGTGGTATTCACAAATCCACCACCGGCAGCAACTCCGGTGCCGACACCTCCTCCACCAACGCCTCCGCCGGTAGCGACTCCGACGCCAACACCTTCGCCGACACCACAAAAAGTCGTGGTTTCAGATCAAACGAAGGAAGCCCAGAAGAAAGGGCAAACAGGCCAGAAAGCGCAAAAGGCGCAACAGGCTGCGCGTGCTAGTGAAGTGGCGCCAAAACCAAATGCCAAAGATCGTACGAAGAAGTTTACGTCCACTCGTCAAGGTGGCGCGATTAAAACGGGCAACACGGCCGGGGCCAATGCGCAATCTTCGAATAAAGATCTTTCGAAAGTGGGACTTTTCAGCGCCTTCGGTGGTGGCGGAAGTCGCGCGAACATCGACAAAGCTTACTCGGGTGCGGGTGAGGTTTTAGGTATGGCGGATAAAGCGACAGGAACTGCCGGTTTCAATGAAGACCGCGCGGGTGATGATCTAGGTTCTAGATTTAAAGATGCCGGTGCCGGCGGTAAGGGAACAGCCACTCAAGGTATCGCCAACATCGGTACTAAGGGACGTGGTTCGGGCCAAGCGGCTTACGGTGCCAGTGATGGATTCGGAAGTAAAACAACGGTCGCTATTGAGGGCGGTGGTTTTGAAGAATCCTTCGATGGAACTATTGATAAAGAAGCGATTCGCCGTGTGATTCGTGCAAAAAAACACGAACTGCAAAGCTGTTACGAGCGTGCTCTGAACACTTTGGAAAAAGGCCGTCGTCTTGAGGGTAAAATCGTATTGGGTTGGGAAATTGTAGCGCAAGGCCAAGCCCGCAACGTGAAGGTGAAGAGTTCAACTTTAGGTAACGCCCAAGTTGAAAACTGCATTCGCGATCGTTTGGCCAGCTGGACATTCCCAGAACCTCCACCAGGTCTTGTGGCCGAAGTGCAGGCGTACCCGTTCGTGTTAAACCCAGCTAGTAACTAATATTTAAACCGACACCGTCGGATAAGATTTTTTAAGGAGGAGTCCCCGTGAACCCAACAGTAACAGCAGACAACATGAATTTCATCCAGCGTGCTTTCGCTGAGGGTGGCTTCGTCATGTACGTAATCGCGGTCATCGCTATCTTGGCTTTGTTCGTGATCGTAGAACGATTGATGAAACTAAAAAACCTTTCTGTGGATAAAAAAGAATTCACAGATCAAATCTTCCGCATGGTTGTTGCCGGTGATCTTCGCCAGGCGATCAGCTATTGTGATGCTCGCCCCGCTCCTTTGACAAACACGGTGAAAGCCGGTCTTGTTCAAGCGATGAACAAACGCCCCGACGAAGAAGTTCAAGTGGCGATGGATGCAGCGGTGATGAGAGAAATGCCAAAAGTGGAAGGTTGGACATCTTTCCTAGCAGTTTTCGGTAACGTCGCCGTACTTGCCGGTCTTCTTGGAACTATCATCGGTATGATCGGTTCATTCCGTGCCGTAGCGGCGGCGGATCCAGCGACGAAAGCTTTGGAACTTTCAAAAGGTATTTCGCATGCCTTGAACTGTACCGCTTTCGGTCTTTTGGTAGCGATCATTTCTATCGTTGCTTACGGTTTGTTCCAACATCGCATTCAAAAAACAGAAAACGAAGTTGTTGAAACAAGCATGAGTCTTTTGAATCTGGTAGTTGCTAATAGAGAAAAGATTAAAGACTAAGTCATCTTAGAGGTTTTCAATGGCTCACATAGATAGTGGCGATTCCAGCGGCAGAAAAAAGAATATCGAGTTGAATCTCGTGCCTTTCATTGACTTGATGAGCGTGCTTATCACGTTCCTCTTGATCACGGCCGTATGGACTCAAGTGTCTATGATTCAAATTGGCAGTTCTCTTTATGGGAAGAAGTCAGACACGCAACCCAGCCCGACACCTCCACCGAATGCCGATGTGGTATT contains these protein-coding regions:
- a CDS encoding tetratricopeptide repeat protein, which translates into the protein MKKLGLLLTLLALTACSSSSKKETKTDAAETRPSVMDAPSVQKEEPKPAPIAEEPVRPQVPTTPSQYAALNEAIKSQSDDKIYQAATQILTQSPNDAKALNALAMYHYKRGRYDLCRYLLSKAISSSPKMAELHSNLGIVQLAQGERRDAIKSFRKALDINNDEAVAAANLGAIYVQEKDYGKAQVVLETAYRRGVRDPRVLNNYAIALSAHRKYDKAADLYAQILKDNGNNKEALYNYATLLVENMGKYQEGLDVINRLKFVGGPSDTRNKIIALENKAKAGLK
- a CDS encoding AgmX/PglI C-terminal domain-containing protein, with translation MRAPLIFRIFKNNQLVGVKQFDQDQIVIGHNAEVHLDLDGDGVSPIHCLIELRDSGYYVCDLGSFSGTFKNGQAVLDEAVSSGDEIEVGPFKIAFFVGVPKPKVTPGQAVTAAPVIPEAPPVKVEKPAAAPMPPAAVVKTEEIKVAPPVIPVEAPKVEEKPVITAAPVKPEIRRERTSYKKLKKSKTFAPPSEVQDLRTHLKPGKGNTVEVLVTWKERILTTYHFKGNKTIRVNAGGDHSVSLPDGLVPRNFPLLDMAGGLKVNTTADMGVELVSSAGIQPVEDLARNGKAQRGGQGYNVRVDQNEMLCVTLPGGNICIYVRFVPQSPIVPMLPPLMLTGSEMTGVVMSIVMVSLLALYISATIPKDWQENKQEEVQRIAQVVFTNPPPAATPVPTPPPPTPPPVATPTPTPSPTPQKVVVSDQTKEAQKKGQTGQKAQKAQQAARASEVAPKPNAKDRTKKFTSTRQGGAIKTGNTAGANAQSSNKDLSKVGLFSAFGGGGSRANIDKAYSGAGEVLGMADKATGTAGFNEDRAGDDLGSRFKDAGAGGKGTATQGIANIGTKGRGSGQAAYGASDGFGSKTTVAIEGGGFEESFDGTIDKEAIRRVIRAKKHELQSCYERALNTLEKGRRLEGKIVLGWEIVAQGQARNVKVKSSTLGNAQVENCIRDRLASWTFPEPPPGLVAEVQAYPFVLNPASN
- a CDS encoding MotA/TolQ/ExbB proton channel family protein — protein: MNPTVTADNMNFIQRAFAEGGFVMYVIAVIAILALFVIVERLMKLKNLSVDKKEFTDQIFRMVVAGDLRQAISYCDARPAPLTNTVKAGLVQAMNKRPDEEVQVAMDAAVMREMPKVEGWTSFLAVFGNVAVLAGLLGTIIGMIGSFRAVAAADPATKALELSKGISHALNCTAFGLLVAIISIVAYGLFQHRIQKTENEVVETSMSLLNLVVANREKIKD